A stretch of the Selenihalanaerobacter shriftii genome encodes the following:
- the sdaAB gene encoding L-serine ammonia-lyase, iron-sulfur-dependent subunit beta encodes MSKLSAFDTIGPIMVGPSSSHTAGAVRIGNLAREIVGTEFKQIKILLHGSFGKTYRGHGTDKALIGGLLGLSTDDSLIKESFKLAKERGIEFEITPIDLGLAHPNTAKLEIKDITGKLTTIIGSSIGGGNIIITEIDGIKVDLKGEYHTLITLHKDKPGMVAKISGILHDYDLNIAFMKVVRQDKEALATAIIKLNQKLEVDILELIKNILGVELVKVVNPLT; translated from the coding sequence ATGAGTAAGTTGAGTGCTTTTGATACAATTGGGCCGATAATGGTGGGGCCGTCTAGTTCTCATACGGCTGGTGCAGTTAGAATTGGTAATTTAGCTAGAGAAATTGTTGGAACAGAATTTAAACAAATTAAAATACTTTTGCATGGATCTTTTGGAAAGACTTATCGAGGACATGGAACAGATAAAGCGTTAATTGGTGGATTATTAGGACTATCTACTGATGATAGTTTGATTAAAGAATCATTTAAATTAGCTAAAGAACGAGGAATAGAATTTGAGATTACTCCTATTGATTTAGGTTTAGCACACCCTAACACTGCTAAATTAGAAATTAAAGATATTACTGGAAAACTTACTACTATCATTGGTTCGTCTATTGGTGGTGGTAATATAATTATCACTGAAATAGATGGTATAAAAGTAGACTTAAAAGGGGAATATCATACCTTAATTACTTTACATAAAGACAAGCCTGGTATGGTAGCCAAGATTTCAGGAATCTTACATGATTATGATTTGAATATTGCTTTTATGAAGGTAGTAAGACAGGATAAGGAAGCTTTAGCCACAGCTATAATTAAATTAAATCAGAAGTTAGAAGTAGATATATTAGAATTGATTAAGAATATATTAGGAGTAGAATTAGTAAAAGTAGTTAATCCACTTACATAG
- the sdaAA gene encoding L-serine ammonia-lyase, iron-sulfur-dependent, subunit alpha — MYDFDTIGELINLAKANQISIAEVVIRREVELSTDSSNEIKQKMQSALTVMKDAIKKGLEEELSSISCYEGSNAQLMDKAANEGETITGSLMPQAIANALAVSEVNASMGKIVAVPTAGSCGILPGALLTIAIERGVDDDKIIEALFVASGIGLVVAKQASVSGAEGGCQAECGTATGMAAGAITYLVNGSPQQISNAVAIALKNILGLVCDPVAGLVEVPCIKRNAMGASNALTAAEMALAGIESLIPADEVILAMKEVGESLPEKLRETSLGGLAATPTGCKIKEEFLNKN, encoded by the coding sequence GTGTATGATTTCGATACAATAGGTGAGTTAATAAATTTGGCTAAAGCTAATCAAATTTCAATTGCAGAAGTAGTGATTCGTAGAGAAGTTGAGTTGTCTACGGATTCAAGTAATGAAATAAAGCAAAAGATGCAAAGTGCACTAACTGTTATGAAAGATGCAATAAAGAAGGGGTTAGAAGAAGAACTAAGTTCTATTAGTTGCTATGAAGGGAGTAATGCTCAGTTAATGGACAAGGCAGCAAATGAAGGTGAGACTATAACCGGTTCCCTAATGCCCCAAGCTATTGCTAATGCTTTAGCTGTTTCGGAAGTAAATGCATCTATGGGTAAAATAGTAGCAGTTCCGACAGCGGGTTCTTGTGGTATACTTCCGGGTGCTTTGTTAACAATAGCTATTGAAAGAGGAGTAGATGATGACAAGATTATTGAAGCATTATTCGTTGCCTCAGGAATTGGTTTAGTAGTTGCTAAACAGGCTTCAGTTTCTGGAGCAGAAGGTGGGTGTCAAGCAGAATGCGGTACTGCTACGGGAATGGCAGCAGGAGCTATTACTTATCTTGTAAATGGTAGTCCTCAACAAATAAGTAATGCAGTTGCAATTGCATTGAAAAATATTTTAGGCTTAGTCTGTGATCCAGTAGCAGGTTTAGTAGAAGTGCCATGTATTAAAAGAAATGCTATGGGAGCTAGTAATGCTTTAACAGCAGCAGAGATGGCATTAGCTGGTATTGAAAGTCTGATTCCAGCTGATGAAGTAATATTAGCTATGAAAGAAGTTGGTGAATCACTTCCAGAAAAATTAAGAGAGACTTCCTTAGGGGGGTTAGCAGCTACTCCTACAGGGTGTAAAATAAAAGAAGAATTTTTAAATAAAAATTAA